In Selenihalanaerobacter shriftii, the DNA window CCATTATGCATCTTCACTAATAATTCAACAATAGCTAAACCAATTCCACTACCTTCACTATTTCTAGTAAAAGACTTATCAGCTTGTCCAAAACGTTTAAATATTATTTTCTGTTTATCTTTTGGAATACCAATTCCTGTATCTTTAACTGAAACAAAAATATCTTCATCATCTTTATACATATTTACTGATATTTGATCACCAACATCTGTAAATTTTATAGCATTAGAAAGAAGATTTAACATAATTCTCTCAATATTAAAGGGATCACAAGCAGTTATTACTTCACTTATATTAGAATTAAATTCTAATATGCAGTCTTTATGCTTTATATAGTCTTCAACTGAATAAGTTATATCTTTAATAAGATTTACTATATCACAATTTTGTAAATTTAATGTAAATGAATTAGAATCTATTTTAGTAATATCAACTAAATTATTTACTAATCTTAATAATCTATATCCATTTTGATTAATAACATCTATATATTTACCACATGATTTATTATTATTAGAATTTAGATTATTCTTTCGATATAAATTTAGCATCTGTAAAGCAGAAAAGATTAGATTTAATGGTGTCTTTAGTTCATGAGATAGATTAGCAAAAAATTCTGCTTGTAATTGATTATATTCTAATTCTTCTTTTAATAATTTTCTCTCAGTAATATCAATCCCGGAACTTAACACTCCCTGGAATTCACCTTGTTCATTATATAGTGAAGTATTATGCCACGCCATTATTATTTCTTCCCCATCTTTATTTATAATTTTATTCTCATAATAATCAATAACTTTTGATTTTTGGCTCATTACTTTCTTGCACTCTTTTTTCAGTTCACCTTTTTCTTTTTCACTAACAAAATTGTCAATCCATTTTTTACCAATAATTTCTTCTCTGTTATATCCTAAAATTTCACATCCTTTTTGATTAATTAATTCTACTTCTTTATCTTTATTTATAATTAAAAATATTATCTGTGAAACATTTAAATATTTTTGTAACTTATTTTTTTCATGTTTTAATTCTTTATTAGTTTCATTCAATTGATTTATGTGACTATATAATTGTTCTTGCATCTTATCTAATGAAGTTAATAAATTCCCTATTTCATCATCTGTTTTACATTGAGGTAACTCAATATCAAAATTGCCTTTAGCTATATTACTAGCAAAATT includes these proteins:
- a CDS encoding ATP-binding protein, coding for MLRVHKLIIGITNSVKSKLIIIIFIIIVFTVSIINLFILPSIKQEIYQEKKIQMKRIVDSSVGILQHYYELAQKGKISQEEAQYNAKHIIKESTYGPKKKKYLWILNFDSQIIIHPFKPKLNGNKLNDLIKITDIPLKFMDINNKSKTFFLTDESQATSVANELDESFQQIMVTLKEQVYAYMDYKWQYYDDQTKVEPKMAYVTAFKPWKWILGTGIYVNEVEQRVKEIRNRIILILFCIMTLIGIVVYFLTDHFLSPIITASNFASNIAKGNFDIELPQCKTDDEIGNLLTSLDKMQEQLYSHINQLNETNKELKHEKNKLQKYLNVSQIIFLIINKDKEVELINQKGCEILGYNREEIIGKKWIDNFVSEKEKGELKKECKKVMSQKSKVIDYYENKIINKDGEEIIMAWHNTSLYNEQGEFQGVLSSGIDITERKLLKEELEYNQLQAEFFANLSHELKTPLNLIFSALQMLNLYRKNNLNSNNNKSCGKYIDVINQNGYRLLRLVNNLVDITKIDSNSFTLNLQNCDIVNLIKDITYSVEDYIKHKDCILEFNSNISEVITACDPFNIERIMLNLLSNAIKFTDVGDQISVNMYKDDEDIFVSVKDTGIGIPKDKQKIIFKRFGQADKSFTRNSEGSGIGLAIVELLVKMHNGEITVNSEYQKGSEFIIKLPINVIEEDKKISSNNYFHSAEELIDRIDVEFSDIYDL